From a region of the Thermodesulfovibrio thiophilus DSM 17215 genome:
- the lpxB gene encoding lipid-A-disaccharide synthase, which produces MSPRLLIVAGESSGEIYGSLLAPYLNKDFELIGIGGKHMAQAGIKLVGEITHSLGVFEVLGQLKKLKRNMEIATRALKEVQGVILIDYPDFNIPLARKAKELGKRVLYYVSPQIWAWRKGRINTIKEVIDYMAVVLPFEEAIYKKAGIPVKFVGHPMLEAMMKELNINKIEDFKLQDKKVLRDKFDINQKTVITLMPGSRPGEIKRKMPLMLKLMKYFDCETTHFIIPKAPNIDFSETILKQITSSGNVTIFNEQSFTALAMSDVAVITSGTSTLQAALLKIPMAVIYRMNPLSYLIGRTIIKGVKHIALPNVIADFMKIGDIRVKEFIQKLDSRKIAKEINLLLYDNNYRENIINFLDNIRRHFITKEASREVAEICRQLF; this is translated from the coding sequence ATGTCTCCAAGACTCTTAATAGTTGCGGGAGAATCTTCAGGAGAGATTTACGGCTCTCTGCTTGCTCCTTATTTAAATAAAGATTTTGAACTTATTGGTATAGGTGGAAAACATATGGCTCAAGCTGGAATAAAACTTGTTGGAGAAATTACCCATTCTTTAGGAGTATTTGAAGTGCTTGGTCAGTTGAAAAAATTAAAAAGAAATATGGAGATTGCTACAAGAGCATTAAAAGAAGTTCAGGGAGTTATACTGATTGATTACCCGGATTTTAATATTCCTCTTGCAAGAAAAGCTAAAGAACTCGGTAAAAGAGTTCTTTACTATGTAAGTCCACAAATCTGGGCATGGAGAAAAGGAAGGATAAATACAATTAAAGAAGTTATTGACTATATGGCAGTTGTTTTACCTTTTGAAGAAGCGATATATAAAAAAGCAGGTATTCCTGTAAAATTCGTAGGACATCCCATGCTTGAGGCAATGATGAAAGAGCTGAACATAAATAAGATAGAAGATTTTAAACTTCAGGATAAAAAAGTACTGAGAGATAAATTTGATATCAACCAAAAAACAGTAATTACACTAATGCCTGGTAGCAGACCTGGTGAAATAAAAAGAAAAATGCCATTAATGTTAAAACTTATGAAATATTTTGATTGTGAAACAACGCATTTTATAATACCAAAAGCACCAAATATTGATTTCAGTGAAACTATTCTAAAACAAATTACATCTTCAGGGAATGTGACCATTTTCAATGAACAGTCTTTTACCGCACTTGCAATGAGCGATGTGGCAGTAATTACATCTGGAACATCAACTCTGCAGGCAGCTCTTCTTAAAATTCCTATGGCTGTTATTTATAGGATGAATCCTTTATCATATTTGATTGGTAGGACTATTATAAAAGGTGTTAAACATATTGCTCTGCCGAATGTAATTGCTGATTTTATGAAGATAGGTGATATCAGGGTTAAAGAATTTATTCAAAAACTTGACAGTAGAAAAATTGCAAAAGAAATAAATTTGTTGCTTTATGATAACAATTATCGAGAAAATATTATTAATTTTCTCGATAATATCAGAAGACACTTTATTACAAAAGAAGCTTCAAGAGAAGTTGCAGAAATATGCAGACAGCTTTTTTAA
- a CDS encoding 3-deoxy-D-manno-octulosonic acid transferase — protein sequence MQTAFLIYSFLYLISILILLPKEYLKRPSSIRNRWLKEKFGFFKDNNTKIVKNSQKLTIWIHAVSVGEVIAVSNLIKKLTSKYDIVLSTITDTGQKVARDRFKDCSVNVIYMPFDIPYAINKTLKHFNPSFVMLTETELWPNLMRIVSQNLPLMLINGRLSEKSYKGYGKIKFFIKPLLNKFSIICVQEDGYRERFINLGADQSKIYVTGNMKFDIELEKIVFTWEDRIPHPVIVAGSTHESEEEIILDAFLKLNMPVSLLIAPRHPERFENVEGLIKRKIKSLANYNIFFSRLSGLPSDLNLSSSACIILVDQMGILGSLYRVSDIAIIGGSFIPHGGQNPLEPAYWQKPIICGPHMHNFPFIEQFLTEKACLMADENSLLNIMKELVKNAELRELIGDKAYQLFLAKSGATEKTIKLIQTLIP from the coding sequence ATGCAGACAGCTTTTTTAATCTATAGTTTTTTATACTTAATCTCTATTTTAATATTGCTTCCAAAAGAATATTTAAAAAGGCCATCAAGTATAAGAAATCGCTGGTTAAAGGAAAAGTTTGGATTTTTTAAAGACAATAATACAAAAATAGTGAAAAATAGTCAAAAACTTACGATATGGATTCATGCTGTTTCAGTTGGTGAAGTAATTGCAGTATCAAATCTTATAAAAAAGCTCACATCAAAATATGATATTGTTTTAAGTACAATTACTGATACCGGACAAAAGGTTGCAAGAGATAGATTTAAAGACTGTTCTGTAAATGTGATATATATGCCTTTTGATATTCCTTATGCCATTAATAAAACTCTCAAGCATTTTAATCCATCTTTTGTTATGCTCACTGAGACAGAACTCTGGCCTAATCTAATGCGAATTGTATCTCAAAATCTGCCATTGATGCTTATCAATGGTAGATTGAGTGAGAAATCCTATAAAGGTTACGGAAAAATTAAGTTTTTTATAAAGCCTTTGCTTAATAAATTCAGCATTATATGTGTTCAGGAAGATGGTTACAGAGAGCGGTTTATTAATCTGGGTGCAGATCAATCGAAAATTTACGTAACCGGAAATATGAAGTTTGATATTGAATTAGAAAAAATTGTTTTTACATGGGAAGATAGGATTCCTCATCCTGTTATAGTTGCTGGAAGTACGCATGAATCAGAGGAAGAAATTATATTAGATGCTTTTTTAAAACTCAATATGCCAGTAAGTTTGCTTATTGCTCCAAGGCATCCAGAACGATTTGAGAATGTTGAAGGTTTAATAAAACGTAAGATAAAATCCTTGGCAAACTATAATATATTTTTTTCTAGATTGAGCGGTTTACCATCAGATCTAAATCTTAGTTCTTCAGCCTGTATAATTCTTGTTGATCAAATGGGAATACTTGGCTCTCTTTACAGAGTTTCCGATATCGCCATAATAGGAGGGAGCTTTATCCCTCATGGAGGACAGAATCCTCTTGAACCAGCTTACTGGCAAAAGCCTATAATTTGTGGCCCACATATGCATAACTTTCCATTTATAGAACAATTTTTAACAGAAAAAGCCTGCTTGATGGCTGATGAAAATTCTCTTTTGAATATCATGAAGGAATTAGTAAAAAATGCTGAACTCAGAGAGTTGATTGGAGATAAAGCATATCAACTTTTTTTAGCAAAATCAGGTGCTACAGAAAAAACTATAAAGCTTATTCAAACTCTCATCCCTTAA
- a CDS encoding NAD(P)-binding protein: protein MLKVVVIEKNKSNLPESDIFIYVEGDATNDEILKNAGIEKADDLLTVLPSDAENLYVVLSARELNPNLLIVARAINKEAEHKLKRAGANKVVSP from the coding sequence ATGTTAAAGGTTGTTGTTATTGAAAAAAATAAATCTAATCTTCCTGAAAGTGACATTTTCATTTATGTTGAAGGTGATGCAACAAATGATGAGATTTTAAAAAATGCAGGCATTGAAAAAGCTGATGATCTACTAACAGTTTTGCCATCTGATGCAGAAAATCTATATGTAGTTTTAAGTGCAAGAGAATTGAATCCAAATCTACTCATCGTTGCAAGAGCGATTAATAAAGAGGCAGAACATAAACTTAAAAGAGCTGGTGCAAATAAAGTTGTCTCACCATAA
- a CDS encoding TrkA C-terminal domain-containing protein, with protein MGRDIGVIIVGIKRVDGTMQFNPNSQTLIQERDILIVIGQTEKLLILEKIVKG; from the coding sequence ATAGGCAGAGATATTGGAGTAATTATAGTTGGAATAAAACGAGTTGATGGAACAATGCAATTCAATCCAAACTCGCAAACATTGATTCAAGAAAGAGATATTTTGATTGTAATAGGACAAACTGAAAAACTTTTAATACTTGAAAAGATTGTTAAGGGATGA
- a CDS encoding DegT/DnrJ/EryC1/StrS family aminotransferase: MKPFIDLQAQYRNIKEEILICINDILESSHYILGKNVKSFEEEIKSYLSVADAIGVASGTDALHLALRAFNIGKGDEVITTPFTFFATVEAILYVGAKPVFVDIDEKTFNIDSSKIEDKITPHTKAIIPVHIFGYPADMIKINQIAKNYGLKIIEDAAQAFGARIGNKKAGSFGDIGCFSFYPSKNLGCFGDGGMVVTNDLEIAQKIRVLRNHGSPGRYIHETVGLNSRLDEIQAGVLRIKLKHLDEYNEQRRKKAELYTKYLSNIVITPEEQNNFYHVYHIYSILSQYRETIKETLLRHDIPSVVYYPIPLHLQKALSFLGYKEGDFPVAEEISKDILSLPIYPELPDEEVYEISQIILRCLQDS, translated from the coding sequence TATACTAGGTAAAAATGTAAAATCATTTGAAGAAGAGATTAAATCTTATCTTTCAGTTGCGGATGCAATAGGAGTTGCCTCTGGTACTGATGCGCTGCATCTTGCGTTGAGAGCTTTCAATATAGGGAAGGGTGATGAAGTAATAACAACACCTTTTACATTTTTTGCCACTGTTGAAGCAATACTATACGTTGGTGCGAAACCTGTTTTTGTTGATATTGATGAGAAAACTTTTAATATTGACTCTTCAAAAATAGAAGACAAAATCACACCACATACAAAGGCAATTATTCCGGTTCATATATTTGGTTATCCTGCTGATATGATAAAAATCAATCAGATTGCAAAAAATTATGGATTAAAAATCATTGAAGATGCTGCACAGGCATTTGGTGCAAGAATAGGAAATAAAAAAGCTGGTAGTTTTGGAGATATTGGTTGCTTTAGTTTTTATCCAAGTAAAAATCTTGGCTGCTTTGGTGATGGTGGTATGGTTGTAACAAATGATTTAGAAATAGCGCAGAAGATAAGAGTTCTTCGAAATCACGGCTCTCCAGGTAGATATATTCATGAAACAGTTGGATTAAACTCAAGGCTTGATGAGATTCAGGCTGGGGTTTTACGTATTAAACTAAAACATTTAGATGAATATAACGAACAGAGAAGAAAAAAAGCAGAGCTTTACACAAAGTATTTAAGTAACATTGTAATCACACCTGAAGAACAGAATAATTTTTATCATGTTTATCATATTTATAGTATACTTTCACAATACAGAGAAACAATAAAGGAAACTTTATTAAGACATGACATCCCTTCCGTTGTTTATTATCCAATTCCTTTGCATCTTCAGAAAGCACTCAGTTTTCTTGGTTATAAAGAGGGTGATTTTCCTGTGGCCGAAGAAATTTCAAAGGATATTCTGTCCCTGCCAATTTATCCTGAACTTCCAGATGAGGAAGTTTATGAAATATCGCAAATTATTCTGAGATGTCTCCAAGACTCTTAA